The following are from one region of the Pseudomonadota bacterium genome:
- a CDS encoding sigma-70 family RNA polymerase sigma factor, whose translation MSSNRSSGTSLNELVDYAPDREVVTSTDAPLLDKDAQASASMDNDPLLATYKDYVKELSDGIRRAFGSGPPDPEDVAQEAFRKLYDRGDIESIRNLRAFLWRTARNIVLAARRKADVRTKYDFEIEQLFFSPKGDNSGPERIISAREQLRTINACLRKMPERRRRAFMLYRVEGLSMEEVAKRLGFSRSAAAKHVSRADREINSLFFQEH comes from the coding sequence ATGAGTAGCAATCGATCATCAGGAACGTCCCTCAATGAGCTCGTGGATTACGCTCCAGATCGCGAGGTCGTCACGTCTACCGACGCGCCGCTGCTGGACAAAGATGCCCAAGCGTCAGCCTCCATGGACAATGACCCTCTCCTGGCGACATATAAGGATTACGTAAAGGAATTATCCGACGGCATCCGGCGCGCCTTTGGCAGCGGCCCGCCCGACCCTGAGGACGTGGCGCAGGAGGCGTTTCGCAAGCTGTACGATCGCGGCGATATCGAATCGATTCGAAATCTTCGGGCATTCCTCTGGCGTACAGCTCGAAATATCGTTCTGGCCGCTAGGCGGAAGGCCGACGTTCGCACGAAGTACGATTTTGAGATCGAGCAGCTTTTCTTTTCGCCCAAGGGTGACAATTCGGGCCCCGAACGCATCATTAGTGCGAGGGAACAGCTAAGGACCATCAACGCATGTTTGCGGAAGATGCCAGAACGGCGTCGACGTGCCTTTATGCTGTATCGAGTTGAAGGCCTTTCAATGGAAGAGGTGGCTAAGCGGTTGGGATTCTCCCGCTCCGCCGCTGCTAAACACGTCAGTCGCGCGGATCGTGAGATCAACTCGCTATTCTTCCAGGAACACTAG